The following nucleotide sequence is from Corylus avellana chromosome ca7, CavTom2PMs-1.0.
CACCAATCTGTAAAGTATAGTAATAGCTCTTCACTTTGAACCTATGATTATAGGTTGGGAACcacaacatttttatttgtttctcttgAAGGGTTTTCGATGAGTATAAAAAGATCGAGGAATGCTACTAGGGACTCGAGCTCCCAATCCTGGACCGCCATGATAAAACTCACTTTCCAATGGACATAGGTGCCAGAATAGTCCATATAATCTGACACTAAAGCCTCTTTATCCTGACCTATAGAATAGAGTTCTGGGAAAATATTGAGAGTTGCTTCTCTACACCACACATCCTGCTAGAAACAAAGGTTTTCTTGTGAATTGGGGGGGCCATGACCTATACCAGCCCCCCCATTCCTCCGTCACTGCCTTCAACCATCCGAAGCAAAGACCCCCTTTCTAGAACTGATAACTTGTAGGTTTTGGACTCAGCATAAAACCAACTCAAGAACCCCATTTCAAGATCAAGCACAAGGGAAAAACCAACGCCAAGCGCCTACACATGCCATCAAGTTATTCATTGGTatacattttttctttgttctgctAATGGCTGGTAAATTCCAAATTCAGTGTCATTTGCATATGTGCAGCAGTATTATCCTCACCAATGCAATAccatatacatcattatagcaTCAGATTAATGAGTATCTTGACTCtttatcttcattttcttttgtccTAAAAGTATGGTTAGGAGAGTTTTTTTCAGGatagtaaaaaatttatagaagcTTCAACAATGTCCGTTTTctgaaaaaatctttcttttgaaaaaaaaaaaaaaattatattctctATTGCTAAGATAATTCTTCGAATCCTATAAAGATGGGAAGCTTTGTTCTCTATTTGATATTCCATATCTAtctaattttataattgttatGTCCTGTTTTTCAACAACTAAGGACATTGCAATTAAGCCCAAAGTTCACCCAGACCCAAAACCAACAACCCCCACAAGAAACTTTTCCTCTAAAAATCTACAGGTGAATTTCACAATTCATTTCATATTACCTTTTGATAAACCTCCTCTTGCCAACCATCCCCATTTGCATGTCCTATCTGAGCCGTGGAATCTAGAGACTCTACAAAGATATCAATGTGTGTAAATATGAGTACAAAGATATCAATGCATGAAAATATGAGCACATGAATGAATAGCCGCTTAGAAGGTAAATAATTTACATATGATGATAAAACCATTACAGAATTCATTCACTTTGAAAGCATGGGTAACTAAGGGACTGTCAGtgatttgagaaaaaataacTCAAAAGGTGATCATGGGTGCAGAGATGAAAGTGCTAACAAGTGTGGCAAGCAACCATGATGTGGTGGCAGATGTGGTGGTAGCAGTGGAGAACCCACCCATGGCAAAGACTATGGAGATGGTTGTGGTGGAATCAATAACAATGACATTGACAACATAACTTGCAGCACTGCATATAAATACAGGAAAAGTGGTGCTTAAGGTGGGGCTGGCAGAGGGCAGTGATATTTTCACCAAGAACTTAGGTCTTTTATCTAGACGTGAGATTTTGAAacatgaaatttcttttgagTAGCACAAAATGAATGCATCCTTCAATCATTCCCAAAACTTCCAGACTTTACATAAGTACTTACAGCAAAAAGTTCCATTTCCAACCACACATCTACTAAACAAATGCAAATTTACATCAAAAACATTATCAACCACAATGCATTTTGAGAATATAAACCAGGCACAGTTGAAAAGTCGGacagcaaaaaaagaaaaaataaaagagaagcaaaaagaaatatgtataaaattttcAGGCTGATAGTCTTGCAAGGGGAGTGTACGATAACTGAATACAAAATCACCAAACAGAAAAAGTGATATGGGAACAGGGAAGAAACATGCATAGTGGCAATGACATACTTGATGATGTCTCTGGAAGAATTCTTTGATATAACTGCTTTTGCTGATCAATTACATTCTGTGGTTGAAGCAAGGAACCCGATGCTTGACCTAATGCTTGAAGCCTTTGATGCATATCCCTTTGTAATGAATTTGACTGCTGTTGCAACTGAATCTGAGACATCAATTGCTGCTGATGCTGCTCTGGTGGCTGTGGCTGTGATTGTGACGGCTGCCCTTGAGTTGGTAACAGATTAGATGCGCTCTGTTGTGGTTGGTGCAGCACTGGAACCTTGGGCTGTTTTAGCATGTGTACTCGGTGCTGAGTAGTTTGCATACTTGAGTTAACAGACCGAGTTCCAAGCAACTGTTGTTGCTCCTGTTGTAACCCAGAAACATTAGTTTGTGAGCCCAACTGTTGCTGATGCATATCAGAGAGGTTATTTTGCTGAGCTATTAACTGTTGTTTCTGCTGCTGCATGTTTTGAAGATTACTCTGCTGGCCAAGCAGCCTCTGTTGCTGCTGTTGCATGTACCCAACACTCTTCTGTTGAGCAATTAATTGGTTCTGTTGCATATTTGTGGCATTTGACTGTTGCCCTATCAGCTGCTGCTGCATTGGTGTTTGCTGTTGATGAATAATAGCAGCCTGCTGTGGCTGTTGCCGCTGCCTGAGAACTGATTGAGAATCCTGCTCAAGCATGGACAGTGTTGCTTGTTGAATAGATGGCTGCTGATTCTGCTGAAGACCAGAGAGAGGAGACAATTGCATCACAGATGATGTTTGCATGACTGATTGTTGAGAAGATTGCAACTGTTTGGGTTGTAATAGATTTTGTTGCGGCTGTTGTTGCTGGATGTGAGATTGCACGAGTGACTATAAGatgcaaaagagaaaaatagtatTATCTATTCTGCAAGTATACATTCAAGGAAATGTACATATACATCATGAAAATTATGGGAGCACTATGATGGAAGTACCTGGCTTGTGGCAGCAGTATAAATCTTCTCCTCAAACCTTATGGCTATTTTCTTGAGTTCATGTAATCCCTCTTGGCCAGAAACGGGAAGATGCCTCTTTAATGTGTCCATTCTATAAACATAAGATGTACTCTTAATAAATACTGGCCATATAGAGATTCAAATTTGTGAAGTATGCTGACAGTGCAGAACTTAAGCCACAGAAACGCCAAGAGAAtcatgaaatttaaaattaataaaggaCAAGAAACATATACTTTTTCCAGGGAAAGAAAATAGAAGCAGCAGTCAATGACTGTTTAAACTTCACCACCTGGAAACCACAAACTTGGAACTCCGATAAATGTTCtctcaactttatttttcagtttagaAGGGAGGGGGGCAACACTGGACTGGCATTTTAGCAAGTTTCATTGGGACTCAACTTAGACATAGGAACCATTCACAAAGGCCAGAAAACCTATACCACTAATCTTCAGTATACATCGTGGGAAGACCAAGATAACCTTTTTTTGGGGGGATAAGTAAGACCAATATAACTTGAGTCACGCGACAGCACAATTTGCTTTCACATGAAAGACCCCCAAGTGTTCCTGAGCAAATTCTATTCCCACTTCTTTATTTGGGAATTGTGCAACAtcttttgtttcaaatttcTGATATAGTATTAGCCATTGTAGTCCAAACTCCTATGCCAGCACACCTTGTTTTCACAAAGTTATCTACCGCTTTAAAATTAAAGTCCTAATTGTcattctcatatttttaaatgcattttttcaAACTTCCAAGGATTTTCTCCCCAAGattattcccttttttttttttttccttcatgtgAGATCATCTTGACCAAAATTTAAGCAACCATCTACCCTTTTAAGATGATACTGCATAATTTCACAGGAATAGTTCCATTTTACGAACTAGTTTGTAAAACAAACtagtctaataaagtgacatgtatttCAAAAGCATGTAAGAAATACAAATACATGCTttcttattaatgctattaaaaaaaaaacacatgtaagAAGcacatgttaataaaaaaacatgttccCCAAATGTGACGTGACTTTTCAAATtcccattgaatttgagatgatcattattgaattttgatctattggtggtTTTAAATAGCACATCATATTTGGGAGGACTCTATGAGGACTCTGgtcttccttatatcattactcgtgtttctcacatgctaagaGACACTTACAATTTATTAGACtaatttgtagctaattttgTCCATCAAGGTACTTGTAACTGTATACCGCTGCATACACGGACCCTTAGAGCTGGCGATTAGAAACCACTAAATTAAACACAATccgtaaatatatataatcggGAAAGTTAAGCAAAATAGAAATTTTACATTATTcgtttaagagagagagagagagagagatcaccTTTTGTTGACAATACTTTGACGAGAATCGGGCGGCAATTCGGTCCTCCAATCGCCGGTGTCTATGGTGGGTTCTCCTCCGCCTTCTGCTCCTCCTCCTACGGGGGCTTGACTTGGATTGGACCTCCAATTATTGGTATCCATCGAATTTCTCtaaataatatcaatttataagCGAATCGAAGCGGACCTAAAGCTTTTACCACCGCTAAACTCAAATTCAAATCGCTCAAACAAGAAAGAAACGAATAAATGGAGTCTTAATGGTCTTGACACAAATTTTGAGAGCGAGGCAAAGGGTAGATTATTGGAACTCTGGATAGAGTTTCTACCATGTGTAACGAATATATGTGCAAGAAATACCATAGACACCGGCGATGGTGTCATGGTGACCTGTACGTACAGGTTCTTTCGAGGTAAGCCTCTCCGGTCGGTGCTTTCGAACAAAATGGGTTGActcttttatataaataaataaatcaagaaaTTTTCATGAAATCAACAGGTATTGGAAAGGGCCGAGAGGGATGTGTCCTTGCAGTTAAGAGTCTTACAAGAAAGATGAGCTACCCAGTGGTGGCGGAGGCTGTGGGAGCTCTCTACGCGGCTGAATTTTGCAGTGATTTGGGTACGAGGAAAATCATCATAGCAAGTGTTCAATGCAGTGAACTCCACTGGGGAGGAACTGAAGCCGATTTGGACACTGGACACGCGAGTGATGAAAAGTTATCAAAAGTTATCAAAAGTTATGCCGCCTACTTTAGCTAAGGTGGCAGTTTGCGGCGCCCAGTCGGTTTCAcatttctaaaataataaatctgataatataatttggaaagtaatttcttcttatttatgacattaaattttttaatatattaataaaatcattATGGTATCGGAACCTAACCATAAACCATAAAGTATTTTGAATGGGCGACCTTTCGTGTATGATAAAAGCAGGCTTGCGTCCTCTTTGTATGCCTTTTCCTgcatttaattagaaaaaaaagggcATGCGACGTGCGTAGAACAAAAATAAAGCAAGAGTACTTATAGACACTTCAAAAGTATCTACTGTGATAAATTCTCCATTTAAAGACCAAATTGCATAATTACGATATTGGAAAAATGTTTCGTTTGTACCATATAAAATATACGATATAGTAAATATTGTTATACATGAATTTGGCTTAAGTACTGTTATATAGGAGCGACTTGATCGTGTGGTGACAAATGCATCTTGGTGTACAAATTTCCCGGGAGCGGGTGTGGCTATTGAAGCAGTGCTTAGCTCTGATCATGCTCCTCTGAGATTGAGATTATTTGACCACTGCAGGAGAAGAAAAATGGAGAGAGCTTTTAAATATGAAGCTCAGTGGTCCCTACACAAGGACTACAAAGCCATTATCTCCAAGGTGTGACGTGTGAAGGCATATCAAGGGAGCAGGTGGGTGAGATTACTAAAAAGGCTGCAGGCTTGTAAGGAAGAGTTGACTAATTGGAATAATAATACATGCAAGGCAAATGAATGggtaataaaacaaaagaggGACCACTTGGCTATGATTCAAGGAGGAGTGGAAGATGACTATGATGTACAGCAAGTGGGGTACCTTAAAGAGGAGCTCATATTTTACTTGAATAGGAGAGCTTACGGTggcaaaatttttataaaacctGATTTTTATAACATTGGGcaaaattttgagtttgtgaATTTGTACCAAATCTATTTACAAAAAACGTGCCAAGCCAAACAAGGCCTGTATTTTCAATCTAGTgccactcaaaaaaaaaaggaggaataGGATTGTAAAAATTATGGATGAGAGGGGTTGTACGTGGGAAAGGGAGGAGGATATTGAAAAtgcttttataaaatttttcagGAAGATGTACACATCTGAACCAACTGGTGACAAGACACAGTGCCTGGTGACAAGACACAGTGCCTGCAAGGAGTTACTGGACGCATCACTTTAGAAATGAACTGTAGCCTCACTAGACCGTATACTACTAAGGAGATCCGGGAGGCTGTGTTCCAGATGTCCCCCTTGAAAGCCCCTGGTCCAGACGGGTATTCTACTAGCTTTTTCCATCATAATTGGCCCATTGTGGGAGAGGAGGTCTGTCAAGCAATTTTTACTTCTCTTAGTTCTGGAATTCTTAATACAGACTTGAATTTCGCTTATATTGCTCTGATCCCAAAAAAGCAAAATGCTACAGCTATCTCTGATTTTAGGCCTATAAGCCTCTGTAACATTTTATACAAGATCGTTTCCAAAGTGTTTGCAAACAGGTTGAAGGCGATTTTGCCAAAAATTATCTCAGCAACCCAAAGTGCCTTCATTCTAGGGAGGCTTATTACCGACTACATCCTGGCCGCTTATGAAACACTCCACACGATGCACTCTCGCATGTATGGAAAGAAGGGATACATGGCAGTTAAGCTTGATATGAGTAAAGCTTACGACAGAGTGGATTGGAATTTTTTGAAGGCTGTGATGGTGGCGATGGGTTTCGCAGCGAAGTGGGTGAAATTGATAATGATGTGTGTTTGTACCATGAATTATTTTGTGTTGGTGAACGGTAACCCGGTGGGAAAAAATTGGCCATCTAGAGGAATACGGCAGGGTGACCCACTATCTCCCtacttatttcttttatgtgcaGAGGCTTTGAGTTCTCAATTGTCACGAGCGGATGAAATGGGTGAGTTTACGGGGGTCCCTACTTCCAAATATGGACCACGCCTGAACCATctattttttgcagatgatagcttATTATTCTATAAGGCGGATTTAACCCATTGGAAAATCGGCTATCAACGATTCTGAACAAGTATGAACAAGCCTCGGGTCAAAGATTGAATAAGGAGAAAACGTCTATATTTTTTAGTCGTAATACATCTATGGAGATGAAGGAAAAAATTGTAGAAGTTGCGGGCATCCCTTAATCCCAAAGGTACGATACGTATTTGGGGTTACCGGCGCTAGTTGGAAAATCAAGAGTAAGTGCATTTTGAAGCCTTAAGGATCGGATCTGGTCAAGGTTACAAGATTGGAAGCTTAAGTTTTTGTCCCAAGCGGGAAAAGAAATCCTTATCAAAGTGGTTATCCAAGCGATTCCAACATATACGATAAGCGTATTTCTGCTCTCAAAGACTCTTTGTAGAGAGATAAATTCCTTaatgcaaaagttttggtggAGTCATCAAGAAAACGACACACGTATACATTGGATGCGTTGGGCGAGGATGGGGATATCAAAGGATCAAGGAGGGATGGGTTTTCGTGATCTCCATGTTTACAACAAAGCGTTGCTTGCTAAGCAATGTTAAAGGTTATGGGCGAACACGGATAGTCTCATGGCCCAGATAATGAAAGCAAAATACTATCCGAATTGCTTGATCCTTGAAGCACAATTGGGAAATAAGCCGTCTTTTGCAGGGAGAAGTATACATAGTTCTGGATGGCTGCTAAAGAAGGGATTGATTTGGAGGATTGGTAATGGCCAAAGTGTTAAAATTAGGGGTGAGAAGTGGCTGCCAATTCCCTCAACATATAAGGTTCATTCTCATTTGCCCACCAGTTATGAGGAGGCTCGGGTGTGCGACCTAATAGATCAAGATACACATTGGTGGAATGTAAACCTGATCAAGGAGATGTTTAATGATGAAGAATGTAAGGCAATGCAAATGATACCACCCAGCTTGACCAATTGGCCGGATGTACAAATTTAGAGAAGGACCGCCAAGGGAAAGTTTTTTGTTAGTAGTGCTTACCATATGGCAAAAGAGCTTGAAGATTATGACAAGGCAGAATGCTCAACTCGCAGAGATGGGGGTAAATTATGGGCTGGTATTTGGGCTTTGAACGTTCCAAATACGTGGAAAAACTTTATGTGGAGGTGTTGCCATAATTTACTCCCTACAAAAGAGAATTTGGTTAAGAAAAAGGTTATCATGGAGCCTAAATGCCCAATTTGTAATCAGGTGCCTGAAAACCCTTTTCATATCCTTTGGGAGTGCCCTTCTGCTGGTGATGTTTGGGGGGCAAGTAAGATGATTTCCCTGAAGGCTCGGTGTAGGGGGACTGATTTTTTTAACCTGGCAAAGGATTTCTTTTTGAGATGCGAGAAGGAGGATTTTCGGATTTTTGTTGCAATCTCACGTAAGTTATGGTTCCGTCGGAATAGTCTGGTTCATGAATGGAATTTCTCTCATCCAAATGAAGTGGTATGGGGAGCAATGTTAGCCATTGAAGAATTGGAAATGATCCATTGTGAGGGTCAACCACACCCACCTTTCGGAAAGTGGGATGGTAAGCCCCACATCCTGGATGAAGCCTCCTATGAATTGGGTTAAAGGTAATTGTGACGCAGCCTTGGATAGAGCTCGGGGAAGGGTTGGGCTAGCGTCGTGGTAAGGGACTCTACTGGGAGGCTACTGGTAGCTCAAAGCTTATCTAGAAGCGGCAATTTTGAACCAGTTGTGGCTGGAAGTATGGCAAGTTACTTTGTTGTGAACTTATGCAAAGCTTTGGGCCATCAAAACGTTTGGCTAGAAGGTGAGGCCAAACTGATCTGCGATGCTCTGAAATACAGGAGTTCTGATAACAGCAGGTATGGACATTTGATCGTGGACATTAGAATGGTTTTGTTGTCTTTCAATCAATGGAAATGTACACATATAAGCCGTGAAGGAAATAAAGCAGCCCACATCCTGGCCAGAGAAGCTTTGATTTTTTCAGGAGATAGAGTTTGGGGGTGATGATTCCAAATTGTATCAAACAGATCATTGCCACGGAGCAAAACGCCTCTGGCTTGACTATACCCACAAAGTGTTTTCTCACTTTTGTGTTTCtttgattattatcaatgagAAATTTCGacattttacttaaaaaattaaataataataaaaaaagtactgctatatagcattactctatatcAAAATTTGCCTTGACTATAGCGCATAGGTTATTCGAGCCTTATAGTGTTTATAGAACTGGATATTAAGAACTAAATTAGTAGTTTGAAAAATATGTTCTGAATTTAATCATATTGCATATAATTGATAATAGTTGAATTCCAAAATTACAGCGAGTCACTCTAATGATGGAGCCATACTCTTCTGTcccctctttcctttctttctctccctttaCTCATCcggtttgttttctttattagaAGGGAGAAGATTACAAAATCATgtcaataatattattcatcaaaagcTATCGAGTACAATAACAACTATGTTTAAATAGACTAGAAGTTAAATCCTAACTCTAACCGTAATCGTACTTTGGTTATTGGCccactaaaataacataaatccgaattaaaataatacaacttgtctgaaaataaataatagaaaaaagaagggtaaagtctatttaacccctcaaactaccatccaataACAATTTACTCCTTAAAAGCCCAATAATTATCAAGCTCATATGATTTGTCGCTCATGCTTCACATCATTCTCCTGAGAAGAATTCGACCTCATCGAGTTTAGCTCATGAATGCCCGTGGGGATCCGTGCATGGTCTGAATCTGGTTGGCCCAAGTGGACCCTGTTTGAATCTAATATGGACAACGTTGACATAAGTGGAGGCTTCACTTTTGTCTTGGGCATGACGTGCTTGAATTTGTTGGGCAACAACGGTGGATGACTAAGCATTTTCCTTAgatgatgtagattgatgtgaaaaaaaagtaagaatgtttgatataaaaaagtaaaaaagtagtatgaaaaagtgaaaaaagttttgttttgtagtgattttttatttatttgaataataataaaaagtgaataatatgatataaaaaatgaaaaaaagttaaaatactTTGAGAGACATGctacacatctcaaattttcttcccaaaagttAGTTCCTAAATGATGTGTTACTATTTcgtgagatttattattttgagaagtgtgtcaccaactcatagGATGGTGATACATTatttgaaaaccaacttttgagaagaaaatttgagatgtgtaaTATTTCTCatgttttgatattgatttttttgagaaaaagtgATGAACAGtagtaaagaaaaaacaaattctttgccaaacaaagccatTGGAACTCTAGCATGCAAAGACATTAGAAAAATGTCTGAAGGTTTGTTAGGCTTAGGACAATGCATGACTTCAAGGGCACTCACGCTTGTAGACCTATTGAAAGGATCACAAGGTAGGTTggaaggataaaaaaaaataaaaataaaaataaagaccaaCTTAAAGTCATCTAAGGGTCCAGTACTTTGCTCATTTGGTAGCTTTACTTGAGAATCCACGTAATACACTTTACCGTATCGTTCTATCAAGATATggtatacaatttttttttacagccttcaatagaaatttgacatattaggtaaaacatcaaatacaataaagataaaaatattgtatctttaattcaaagtAATCTCATGGACTTTTCCATTTGTTCTTACCCAGCGTCCACCACCCATCATAGAACCTTACTCACTTCCGAGCCCTCAACATCGAGGTTTCCAAAACTAATCAAGATGATGGCTTTGGTGGTTTTATCGATGGATATTTTGCTTATAaagtattttgtcaagagagaaaaaaaaaaaatttatttgatttgaaatgttatattgaaagtttttgaaacaaaaactttcttttcttttttctctatttttaatttcatcccTGTGTCGGAGTGTGGGTGGCGCGTGAGAGTGGTCTGGGGTCAGTTTAGGCTGTAACATGGCAGACCCGAGGAGGTGGTCAGTGGAATCCAAGGAGTTTGAAGTGCTGATTAAGGTAGGGGTAtcaggggtgaggatttttTAGAGGAGCAAAAGACTTCAAAGGTCcattttcttgaagaaagaTGAGCTAGCTTGGGTGGTGCAAATTGTGAAGGATTTGATTGCAGTGGATAATTCAGAAGTCTTTTGGGATCAGTCTAAAGCTGGGTATCCGAGAATAATTGCTCATAAGTGTGCTAATAGGCATGGTTGTTTTCTGACAGTGGAGAAATTTGATGGAAGAAGAAGGTGTGGCTCGATCATCATTCCAGAAGGTAGGCGTGGAATAGGGTGGGATCGTTTCAGTAAGGAGATGAGAGTGGCAAACTCTTCTATACGTGAACCTCAAGTGATCAGTGAGCTTGGCGTGTTGAGGGGAGAAAAGAGTGATAAAGAGGTCAAGGGATGCAGGAGTTACACGGAGGCAGTGAGACTATCATCGAAGCAAACTAAAGAGGGCTAGAACTCCGGCTAGGAACAGTTCGAAAAGGTGCAGAGATGGCCAAAAACTGCTTCTGGTCATAAGGGACAGAAAACCCATGAATTTGGACGAAGACTCTTGATTCGGAGAGGGCTCGCCGCGATCCCGGGGTAATTCCGACAAGGATTTTATGTCCGGCGAGGTACGTTCAAGCACCTGTAGAGTCTGGAAGACGAGGTGCGATGGATGATGGTCGCATGGGGCGTTCGTTTAGAGCTTCAACGAGTAACTCACAAACGCCGGCGACGTCCCAGGTCTCGATGACTGCTTCTGATCGCATGACGGGACAGGGGGGAAGGGGCACCATGCTGCTGGGCAGACCTACTCCAACGTAAGTCTCAAGCTCCTCAAAGTCAGGGAGCTGTTGAAGCGTTTGCAACAAGATTGTGACGTGGGGTTGTCGCAGATCGACGTGGCGCTCAAGACTATGGAGGGTagtgggcttgggcttgggcaGGGTGACAAAAACCCAGCGGGTTAGAGGAAGCCTGCTTCGAAAGGGATAAAGGGGTCTGGGCTGAAAAAGAAACATATAAAGCCCAAAAAATGGTGGAGGGTGAAGAAGACTTCAGTCTTTAAACCTAAAGGAGCGGTGGGCTCGGGTATGGATTTTAATAACCCAGGACATGATGGTCCATTAGGAGAAGCTTGCTCAGAAGAGATGGCATCGACGAAGAAGGAGAAGTTCACGTATGGCTTGTATCCTGATTTACATAGGTCGGCAATCCCTTCGCCGGTGGCCACAAAGGTCTCATCAGAGGTCAGGGGGGTTGGGTCAGCGGCTGAAGAAGTTTCCAAGGCGGTTGTCGACACTGGTGGCAAGGATTCTATAAGTCCGGCGAGAGAGGCACAGTCCACCGGAAAAGAAAAGGCAATGGTGACTTATGAGAGGAGGAAACGTGGGCTGCAGAGGTGGAAAGCCGCAATGATAGGCTTGCTAGAAGCCTCTTCTTCGGCTTCTGGGCAGGCGAAAGGAATACTAGGGTCGTGGCTGGGAACTATCCAGAAGGTGCCGGAGACGCCTTTCTCGTTGGAGAACAC
It contains:
- the LOC132187480 gene encoding mediator of RNA polymerase II transcription subunit 15a-like isoform X2 codes for the protein MDTNNWRSNPSQAPVGGGAEGGGEPTIDTGDWRTELPPDSRQSIVNKRMDTLKRHLPVSGQEGLHELKKIAIRFEEKIYTAATSQSLVQSHIQQQQPQQNLLQPKQLQSSQQSVMQTSSVMQLSPLSGLQQNQQPSIQQATLSMLEQDSQSVLRQRQQPQQAAIIHQQQTPMQQQLIGQQSNATNMQQNQLIAQQKSVGYMQQQQQRLLGQQSNLQNMQQQKQQLIAQQNNLSDMHQQQLGSQTNVSGLQQEQQQLLGTRSVNSSMQTTQHRVHMLKQPKVPVLHQPQQSASNLLPTQGQPSQSQPQPPEQHQQQLMSQIQLQQQSNSLQRDMHQRLQALGQASGSLLQPQNVIDQQKQLYQRILPETSSKSLDSTAQIGHANGDGWQEEVYQKHDSLPQQLKSDKLEKLKMFRTMLERIITFLQVSKNNILPNIKEKLGSYEKQILNFINAHRPRKPVSSLPQPQSQSTQKQSHENQMNLQGSAAALDSTSQTGRANGGDWQEEVYQEIKAVKEMLESFEKQILDFGDTNRPRNRVSSLQQGQLPPPHVHPMQQPHENKMNPQLHSINLQGSVAALDSTAQTGRANGGDWQEEVYQKIKAMKELYLPEINEMYQKIATKLQQHDSLPQQPKSDQIEKLKIFRTMLERIITFLQVSKNNILPNFKDKLGSYEKQILNFINTNRPRKPASSLPQGQLPLPHMHSMQQPQSQITQKQSQKNQMNPQNSAGAQ
- the LOC132187480 gene encoding mediator of RNA polymerase II transcription subunit 15a-like isoform X1; its protein translation is MDTNNWRSNPSQAPVGGGAEGGGEPTIDTGDWRTELPPDSRQSIVNKRMDTLKRHLPVSGQEGLHELKKIAIRFEEKIYTAATSQSLVQSHIQQQQPQQNLLQPKQLQSSQQSVMQTSSVMQLSPLSGLQQNQQPSIQQATLSMLEQDSQSVLRQRQQPQQAAIIHQQQTPMQQQLIGQQSNATNMQQNQLIAQQKSVGYMQQQQQRLLGQQSNLQNMQQQKQQLIAQQNNLSDMHQQQLGSQTNVSGLQQEQQQLLGTRSVNSSMQTTQHRVHMLKQPKVPVLHQPQQSASNLLPTQGQPSQSQPQPPEQHQQQLMSQIQLQQQSNSLQRDMHQRLQALGQASGSLLQPQNVIDQQKQLYQRILPETSSKSLDSTAQIGHANGDGWQEEVYQKIKAMKEMYLPEINEIYQKIATKLQQHDSLPQQLKSDKLEKLKMFRTMLERIITFLQVSKNNILPNIKEKLGSYEKQILNFINAHRPRKPVSSLPQPQSQSTQKQSHENQMNLQGSAAALDSTSQTGRANGGDWQEEVYQEIKAVKEMLESFEKQILDFGDTNRPRNRVSSLQQGQLPPPHVHPMQQPHENKMNPQLHSINLQGSVAALDSTAQTGRANGGDWQEEVYQKIKAMKELYLPEINEMYQKIATKLQQHDSLPQQPKSDQIEKLKIFRTMLERIITFLQVSKNNILPNFKDKLGSYEKQILNFINTNRPRKPASSLPQGQLPLPHMHSMQQPQSQITQKQSQKNQMNPQNSAGAQ